A segment of the Candidatus Hadarchaeales archaeon genome:
CACCGTACTCCTTTTCGAGTTCCTCTATTATTTGAAGAACAGTCATCAACTTTTCTCTTTGACTCCTTGGCATTCCAGTCATCACCGTGTCGATATCCACGACACCAGCTTCGACATCCAGACCAACCTGTTTCAGACAGTAGTCGACGAGCTGTATCGCCTTTCTCGCGTCCTCGACTGTCACTTTTTGGCTGAATCTCATTCTGGCATGCGCTTTTGCCAGTCTGATTATCGACTCCAGCTGCCTCGCCGTTATCGGGAGTGGATGTCCTTTCTGGCTGGCTATTCTTCTCTGTTTAGTGTAGAAGTCTTGGATGAGCTGCTGCGCTTCTTTATCCGTGAACGCCGGATGTACGTTCTTTTTGGCGTATATCACCATTTTTCTGAGAAGATCAGGCGGAATTGGCGCCTTCAGCGATCTTGGTTTAGAATGAATTGAAATGATGTGCTTGGTAAGTCTGGCGTCGTCTACCTCTTTTGGGTCATCCCGAAGGATGAATATTAGATCAAACCTTGAGAGAAGAACTGGGTCCAGCGGGATCTGACTTGCAAAGTTCATGTTCGGATCGAATCTCCCGCCTTTTGGGTTTGTTGCAGCGAGAACGGCGGCTCTTGTGTTCAACCTAGCGACTATGCCTGCCTTAGCTATGCTTATCGTCTGTTGCTCCATGCTCTCTAGAATCGCCGCGGAATCCTCTTTATCCATCTTTTCGAATTCGTCAATTGCCGCAAGCCCCCCATCGGCAATCACAAGGGCGCCAGCTTCGAGCGTCCACCCGCTTCCTATTTCATCCCTCACAGCGGTTGCTGTAAGACCCGCTCCAGTCGATTTCATCCCAGATGTATAGACCCCCCGAGGAGCAACGCTCGCAACCCAATTGAGGAGCTGGCTTTTAGCCGTTCCTGGGTCTCCACTGAGCAATATGTGAATATCTCCACGCACCCTTGACCCATCTGGCAACTCTACCGGATCACTTCCGAAGAGCTGAAGAGCAACCGCCTCCTTTATGATCTCGTGACCACTGATCGCCGGAGCTATCGATTTGATGATCTTATCTGTTAGCTCTGGATCTTTTATCAATTCTTTTATTTTTTCCTCGTCTTCGGGGGTTAACTCAGCTTCCTCTGCGCCCTTCTTTGGAACCTCAATGTGGTTGACTATGAAAACCATCTTCAAAATCTTTTCCTTCTTTCCGAATTTTTGAAAAGGCTGAACGTATCCGGTAGCGATCACGTAATCTCCGGGAACGGCACGATCAACAAAATCATCCCTGACTATTCCATCGAGATGTCTAGGCATCCGCCCGCCTTTCAGCTTTGAGGGAAGATCCTGAAAGCCCAGACTCTGCCAGTCGCAGAACTCTGTGTTCTCAAGAACCAGTTCAAACGCGTTAGCCCCCCTTGCTTTGCAGTTTGGATTTTCACAAACTAGGGGTTCTATCAGATAATCCCCGATCTGCTCCCTGCGGTACTCCTCACCACACCTCTTGCATCTGAAGGTGGCAATCTTTATTTCCGGCCTTATCTCGCTTGCCCTGAGAAGAATTCCCTCAATCTGGATGAACTTCCCCATGTCTTTCGCTCTGATGTCCTTTATGTCCACGGACTTGTCAAGCGACTTTACCCTGAGCTTCATGCCTGGGATTTTCGTGATGCCTTCCAAGAGAGAGTCCGACAAACGGAAGAATTCTTTCGGATTCTCTAGCAAAAACTTCGCGAGTTTCTCATCGGATTCGACTATCTCATCGTAGGTAACCACTACGGATTTCTGACCAGATGCGACGGCTTTTCTTATTTTCTTTTCAAAACTCGAGCTGTACAAGAAATTTTCGAGTATCTCACGTAGATCGCTGTTAGTCAACGCCATCACCTCTCGGGTCTGGAAAAATGATTGTGTAAGGGTATTTATTTCTTGTAGTTAAAATTTTGTATTCAGCTAAAATATTCTTGTATAAAAACGTTATCCTATTTTCAAGTATGAATACAAAATTTAAACCAGTTGAATAGCCAAGGTGTTTAGAGAATGATCGCGAGACTCTTACCGCCATACTCTCCCCGATTAAAACTATTTCAAGAAGAATAGAGGTGTTTTCAGGGAGAGGGGTGCTGGAATGTATTCTTTTATAAGAAACGATTTTTAATTTTCAGAAAAATTTGAAAGAGTCGAGAACTTTTCTCCTCCTTTCTTCCAGTGGAATCAGTGGAAATCAGTGGAAAGAATGGGTTAAGCGAATCTTATGAACTCGTATGCCTCGACAGCAGATTCAAATCCATAGTGAACTTTCTGATAGTCTTTTCTGAAATCCGCAACCTCGATGGCGATTTTTTCTTCCGGCTCGCCGTCGATGACAACTCTCCTTATAAATCTCGCGATTTCTCTCATCTCCGATTCCTTCATGCCGAGCCTAGTGACTTCTGCGGTACCCATCCGTATACCTCCGGGATTCTTATAATGTCGACCGTGCCTCGGATCCCAAGGTAAAAGATTCCGGTTGAGGATTATGTTCGCTCTCTCGAGTTTGGCCTCTATCGTTCCCCCGTCTCCGATGTCCGAAACATCCACAAGCACTGTATGGGATTTTGTGAAACCCAGTTCTGGGCATAACACCTTAAACCCTTCTCCATAAAGCGCCTTGGCCAAAGTTTGAGCGTTTCGGATTATCTGAGTAGCATAATCTTTTCCAAATTCCATCATCTCGGCAAGTGCAACGACGAGCGCCGCTACTGCGTGAAGGTGGTGATTGCTGACCACCCCGGGGAAAACCGCCCTGTTTATAGCATTTGCCAGCTCGGCCGTGCAGAGGATCATCCCATGCTGCGGTCCAGGAAGGGTCTTGTGAGTGCTACAGGTCATTACCTCTGCTCCCTCCCGCAGAGGATCTTGGAACTGGCCGCCTGCGATCAAGCCGGCCACATGCGCGGCGTCATACATCACTCTTGCTCCAACGTCCTTGGCAACCCTCGACAATCGTCTTACAGGGTGTGGGAAAAGAAACACACTTCCTCCAAAGACGACAAGCTTGGGCTTGGCTTCCTTTATCTTCTCCTCCGCAGCATCCTCATCTATGTTCATTCGTTTTTCGTCGAACGGAAGATATTCGATCTCCAAACCGTGAACACTTCCTGCAGTCCCTCCAAACTGTTTTTTCCCCATACTTATGTGGCCGCCATCCGCTATCGACAAACACATCATCTTGTCTCCGGGCTCCGTTAGCGCGGTGTATGCCGCAAGATTCGCGGTGACTCCAGATATTGGCTGAACATTTGCATGTTCCGCCCTAAAGAGTTCTTTCGCCAGTTCTATCGCAATGAGCTCAACTTTATCTATGAACACACAGCCCGCGTAGACCCTTTCCCCAGGCCACCCCTCCGCATACCTGTGCTGGAAGTCGCAAATGAGCATCTCTCGAACCGCCGGGCTCGTTATATTTTCGCTCGCAACAAGTGGGATGCTCCTCTTTAACCATTCGTGATGCTTTTGCACAAATTCCAATGTTTTCCTGTACGCCTCTCTTCCGTTCATCCGATCAGCTCCTCTATCGCTTTTCTGCTCACCGGCGCCTCCATGGGTTTTGCGGATATTTCGATCGCCTCCTCAGGATCCTTCAAGACGTGACCTGTCGCAACACACACTATCATCTCATCTTTATTTATTTCCTCCGCCTCCAAAAGCTTCTTCAGACCAGCAACCGAAGCCGCACTAGCTGGCTCTATCCCTATTCCTTCCAGTCTAGCAACCATCTTCTGCGCCTCAACTATCTCTACATCCGAAACCGCTTCAGCCGTTCCACCCGATGCCCTTATCGCATGCAATGCCTTGGGACCATTAACTGGATTTCCGATTCTTATCGCCGTCGCTATCGTTTCTGGATTTTTAACGGGAACAAATTTCTTCAAATTTTTCTTAAAAGCGTCGACGATCGGCTTTGCCCCTTCCGCCTGTATGCCAGTCATCTTTGGGATCTTTTTGATAAGTCCAGCCATCTTGAACTCCACGAACCCCTTATAAATCGCCCAAATGTTTGCACAGTTGCCCATCGGGACGATAACGCGATCTGGAACCGACATCCTGAGCTGTTCAACTATTTCAAAGCCTATCGTTTTCTGCCCCTGCGGCCTAAACGGATTTATCGAATTGAGTAGGTAGATATCTTTCCTCTCAGCACATAGCTGTCTGAGAATGTCAAGCGCCTCATCAAAATTTCCTCTTACAGCCACTACTTGCGCTCCATGGACGAGCGTCTGCGTAAGCTTACCAAGTGCAACTTTTCCCTTTGGTAAGAGAACTAGACATTTGAGGCCTGCTCTAGCGGCATAAGCTGCGAGCGAAGCGGAGGTGTTCCCCGTAGAAGCGCACGCAACCGTCTTCACTCCGAACTCAAGAGCCTTCGTGACACCTACAGTCATCCCTCGATCCTTGAAAGACCCGGTCGGATTCGCTCCCTCAAACTTCAAATAAAATTCCTCGATGCCGAGCTCTCGGGCGAGCCTCACACATTTTATGAGAGGTGTCCCACCCTCGCCTATTGAAACTATCTTCGAGTCATCGATTATCGGTAGAAAAGCCCTATATCTCCACACCCTTAGGTCGCCGCTCATTGGATATTTTTTCAGATTTTTCCTCAGCTCTTCTTTTGTGAACTCCACTTCTAAGAGACCGCCGCATTTCGGGCATTCGTATATCCGCTCGTCTACGTCGAACTTTGCATGACACTCGAAACACTCCAATCTCATTCGCTTCCCCTTCTCCTTTCAACGTCCGGAGGATAAATAATGAACCTCATCCGAGTGAGCGATGAATTTCCAAGATATCTGCGAGTATCGAACTAACCGTCTCCATCGGTCCCGCCCCAAAGCCCGCAATCGATATCTCGCGGGCGAGATCTAGCTTAAACGTGATCGCGTTAAGAGTTCCGCCTACTGAAAGTGGATGGCCGAGCGGAACGAGTTTCGGTGAAACCTCAAGTTCTCCTCTTCTTGCCACGCCCACCAGCTTTAACGCATATCCTGCCTCCTTCGCCAGCCTTATCGCTTCTGGCGTCACCTTACGGATTCCCGTAATTTCAACATCGCTCAGTTTCAAATCACCACCAAGAACCGCATTGTGGAGAATCAACAGCTTGGCTGCAGTGTCTATCCCGTCGATGTCCAGGCTTGGATCCTTTTCCGCAATTCCTAGTTCTTGGGCTTCTCTAACCACCATTTCGAGCGGAACGTTCTCCTCCTCCATTCTCGTGAGTATGTAGTTTGTCGTTCCATTGAGTATTCCCCTGATCTCCAGAATCTCGTTTGAAGACATCAGACGTCTAGCCAAAGATATGACCGGAATTGCCCCACCAACCGATGCCGAATATCTAAACTCGACGCCTTTTTTTCTGGCTAGACTGTCGAGCTCTTTGAAGGCTACGACGAGCGGTCCTTTGTTTGACGTGACGACGTGTCTTCCGGCTTCCATCGCCTTCCTTATGTGACTCAGCCCGGGCTCTCCAGTTTTTATATTTGTGGGAGTCAACTCAACAACCAAGTCGGCATCAACTGACTCTATCACTTCTAAGGCACTTCTTCCCGCCTTTGCCCCTGGATACTTCTCGATTTTTTCTCTTCTTTTCGCAAGATTCACGAGCGTCTTCATATCCAATCCTCTTGCCTCGACGGCTGCCCCGCTGTCATCCACAGCTGCAATGATTTTCGGAGCAAATCCTTCATGCTCACGCAGGATTTCTGCTTTCTCAGCGAAAACCTGAACGAGCGCCCTGCCCAAATTCCCAAAACCTATGAGTACTATCCTCATCCTGCGCCCTCCACCGATTTTATCAGAAGAAGATCTTTCTTTCTGCAGAAGTCTTCGAGCTCCACAAGAGCCCTCTGCAGGCTTTCGAGATCTTCTGCTGCAACCGTTATTCTGGCTGAAGATTCTTTACCAAACTCGCCCATCAGAAGGCTGAGGTCGGAGACGCTCAATCCCGATATCCTGTTTAACCTATCTATCAGCAATCTTATGTCCGCGTGGACGACGTGCCCAATCAGAACGACCGTAGACCTAAGTGTGTATACTTTTTCTCCAACCTCTCTCACCATTATTTTCCTGGATTTGAGCTCTTCCAGGACCCTATTCAATCTGACCTTATCTCCTATCTCGAAAACGAGCATCACCGGGACCCTTCCGGTTGGTGTTTTCTTTGTTCTTTGGTGAATGATGCTCTGGATGTTTCCACCAAACTTCGCTATCGGCTCGAGTGCTCTCAAAAGCTGTCCTGGGACGTCCTCAAGCTCCAAGACCATTCTGACTATCATCGCTCTCCGGCTAACCCTTGCAACGCTTTTTATTTAACTTTGCCTGAAATCTCGTCAAGAATATCCCTGCTCTTCAGAGCGCACCTTCCATTCTCGAAAAAATCGCATTCCTCGCAGCATTCTCCTTTTTGATCACATTCCTCAAACAAATAACAGTTCGGACAACATCTTGGCATCCCAACCACCAAAATTCAATTTTCTTTTTTGTTATCCCCTTATTTAAATCTTTGATTTAGAGTTTCATCGGAAGCAGAGTCGATTTGGTATGGACGTTCTCAAGAAATTTGATCCGTGGGGAGACCCTCTCTGCACCTGCCCCCCAAAATATGGGCTAAACCCATATACCGGATGCGAACATCGGTGCGTTTACTGCTACATCACATCATACATCCCTCATGCGTTCAAATGTCGACCGAAAAAAGATCTCATCAAAAGACTTGAGAAGGATCTCGCAGTGGCAGACAAAAGAATGTTTGTTAGCATGTCGAACAGTTCCGACCCATATCCTCCCCAAGAGAGAAGGTTATTCCTTACGCGAAAGTGCTTAGAGATCCTCCTTAAGCATGGAATGAACGTTCAAATCATAACGAAGTCGGACCTCGTCGTTCGAGATTGTGACATCCTTTCAGAGGTACCTTCGGTTGTTAGCTTCACGATAACAACGCTTGACGAGAGGGTTGCGAAAAAGCTCGAGCCTGGAGCGCCCTCGCCGAAGAGTAGACTAAAAGCCATGCAAAAGCTCTCCGCGGCCGGGATCCCCGTCACTTTGAGATTAGATCCCATCATCCCTGGTTTGAACGATGATGAAATCGAGAAAATCGTTTGGGCAGCCGTAGAAGCCGGAGCAAAACATGTAACCTCTTCGACGTTCAAGCCTAGACCAGACAGTTGGAGCAGATTCTCGCTGGCTTTTCCGGAAGAGGCAAAAAATCTCCACGCGTACTTCTTCGAACACGGCTGGAAACATCACAACGCCCGTTATCTGCCGAGAAAGTTAAGGAAGAGCTTGATGGAAAGGGTGGAGAAAATTTGCGTTGAAGAAGGAGTGACATTCGCCAGCTGCAGAGAGGGATTTTCCTTCAAGGCTCCAACTTGTGACGGCTCACATCTTCTCAAAAGCTGGCGGCCTGTGCATGTTTGCTGACGAACAGCTTTTGGAGCACGTAGAAAGGAGCAGTTGGAATCCTCCATTCTGTCGCTTTTACGAAATCGGTTGTCGCATCGATTGGCAGGAATCTATTAACTTCATCTGGATTTAGGGGTAGGGAAACCAGCCCGGTGCTGGGGTTCAGGCTCATCGGCGCCAAAAGAAGGCCTCGCCTGATCCTCAGCTCGGAGAGGAGGCTTTCGCCCGATTCTCTGACGATTTTTACTTTTGATCCCTGCCAAACGATTTCTGCGTCCGGAAGGCGCTCGCGAAGATAGCCCACCACAGCCACCGTAAGCTTCTGGTGAAGCTCGTCGAGAGCGGACGGATTTCCCATCCAGATTTCCTGCGGAATTCCCTCAAGGGGAAGCACAAGATCAAAGCCGAGATTTCCATCGTATTTCAGCCAGAGGTCTACGCCAATTTCTTTGAAGCCCTCCAGAACATTTGTGGTTATCTCTTTGGCTTCAGATATACCTCCTTTGACGGCACGAACTGCCCAGACGAGATCTCTCCCGACAGGTTCCAGTCCGGGCGCGTCGTACCGCCAGTATGTGCCGTAGAAAGCAATCGCTCCCTGTTTTAGAAGAAAGTCCAGAGCTGTGCTGTCTATCTTCATGGGAATTCTCTGATCTCCCACAGTGATGTATCTCTGGATAGACTTCACTCTTCTGTTGTATACTGCTCCCTCTCGCACCAAGCCATCGGAAGGACTCATGTAGTTTGCGAGCGCCCTCCGAACGTCCGTCCGCAGGTAGTATCGCATGCGATTCCCGATTTTAAATTGTACGTCAGAAGCCCGGTTCTTTTTGGAGAGAGGGGTAGAGGAACATATTCCCACCATCCACACGAGTTTGAATCCGAACCGATTTTTATCTTCGGAACCAGACCCCTTCATTTCCACTGGAGATTTATCCTATTTTTTGGCAAAGTATTTATGATAATAAAATATCATAACATTAGAATGAACGAATTCGATCTGGGCTGGATAATCGGCTTCATAGAGTGTGCGGGAAGCTTTACAAAAAACACAATCATCATAGCGAAGAATGGAAAGAAATACATCTACGTGACACCACAATTTTTCCTAACGTTAAGTGACCCTTCCGCAGTGGAAACCGTTCAGAGACTTTTGAGGATGGGGAAAATAA
Coding sequences within it:
- a CDS encoding homoserine dehydrogenase, with the protein product MRIVLIGFGNLGRALVQVFAEKAEILREHEGFAPKIIAAVDDSGAAVEARGLDMKTLVNLAKRREKIEKYPGAKAGRSALEVIESVDADLVVELTPTNIKTGEPGLSHIRKAMEAGRHVVTSNKGPLVVAFKELDSLARKKGVEFRYSASVGGAIPVISLARRLMSSNEILEIRGILNGTTNYILTRMEEENVPLEMVVREAQELGIAEKDPSLDIDGIDTAAKLLILHNAVLGGDLKLSDVEITGIRKVTPEAIRLAKEAGYALKLVGVARRGELEVSPKLVPLGHPLSVGGTLNAITFKLDLAREISIAGFGAGPMETVSSILADILEIHRSLG
- a CDS encoding radical SAM protein gives rise to the protein MDVLKKFDPWGDPLCTCPPKYGLNPYTGCEHRCVYCYITSYIPHAFKCRPKKDLIKRLEKDLAVADKRMFVSMSNSSDPYPPQERRLFLTRKCLEILLKHGMNVQIITKSDLVVRDCDILSEVPSVVSFTITTLDERVAKKLEPGAPSPKSRLKAMQKLSAAGIPVTLRLDPIIPGLNDDEIEKIVWAAVEAGAKHVTSSTFKPRPDSWSRFSLAFPEEAKNLHAYFFEHGWKHHNARYLPRKLRKSLMERVEKICVEEGVTFASCREGFSFKAPTCDGSHLLKSWRPVHVC
- a CDS encoding minichromosome maintenance protein MCM, with protein sequence MTNSDLREILENFLYSSSFEKKIRKAVASGQKSVVVTYDEIVESDEKLAKFLLENPKEFFRLSDSLLEGITKIPGMKLRVKSLDKSVDIKDIRAKDMGKFIQIEGILLRASEIRPEIKIATFRCKRCGEEYRREQIGDYLIEPLVCENPNCKARGANAFELVLENTEFCDWQSLGFQDLPSKLKGGRMPRHLDGIVRDDFVDRAVPGDYVIATGYVQPFQKFGKKEKILKMVFIVNHIEVPKKGAEEAELTPEDEEKIKELIKDPELTDKIIKSIAPAISGHEIIKEAVALQLFGSDPVELPDGSRVRGDIHILLSGDPGTAKSQLLNWVASVAPRGVYTSGMKSTGAGLTATAVRDEIGSGWTLEAGALVIADGGLAAIDEFEKMDKEDSAAILESMEQQTISIAKAGIVARLNTRAAVLAATNPKGGRFDPNMNFASQIPLDPVLLSRFDLIFILRDDPKEVDDARLTKHIISIHSKPRSLKAPIPPDLLRKMVIYAKKNVHPAFTDKEAQQLIQDFYTKQRRIASQKGHPLPITARQLESIIRLAKAHARMRFSQKVTVEDARKAIQLVDYCLKQVGLDVEAGVVDIDTVMTGMPRSQREKLMTVLQIIEELEKEYGGAAPVEQVKRIALEKRIDEDFVEYVIEEEKKRGTLYAPKEGLIARVK
- the thrC gene encoding threonine synthase; translation: MRLECFECHAKFDVDERIYECPKCGGLLEVEFTKEELRKNLKKYPMSGDLRVWRYRAFLPIIDDSKIVSIGEGGTPLIKCVRLARELGIEEFYLKFEGANPTGSFKDRGMTVGVTKALEFGVKTVACASTGNTSASLAAYAARAGLKCLVLLPKGKVALGKLTQTLVHGAQVVAVRGNFDEALDILRQLCAERKDIYLLNSINPFRPQGQKTIGFEIVEQLRMSVPDRVIVPMGNCANIWAIYKGFVEFKMAGLIKKIPKMTGIQAEGAKPIVDAFKKNLKKFVPVKNPETIATAIRIGNPVNGPKALHAIRASGGTAEAVSDVEIVEAQKMVARLEGIGIEPASAASVAGLKKLLEAEEINKDEMIVCVATGHVLKDPEEAIEISAKPMEAPVSRKAIEELIG
- a CDS encoding ACT domain-containing protein; the protein is MIVRMVLELEDVPGQLLRALEPIAKFGGNIQSIIHQRTKKTPTGRVPVMLVFEIGDKVRLNRVLEELKSRKIMVREVGEKVYTLRSTVVLIGHVVHADIRLLIDRLNRISGLSVSDLSLLMGEFGKESSARITVAAEDLESLQRALVELEDFCRKKDLLLIKSVEGAG
- the glyA gene encoding serine hydroxymethyltransferase translates to MNGREAYRKTLEFVQKHHEWLKRSIPLVASENITSPAVREMLICDFQHRYAEGWPGERVYAGCVFIDKVELIAIELAKELFRAEHANVQPISGVTANLAAYTALTEPGDKMMCLSIADGGHISMGKKQFGGTAGSVHGLEIEYLPFDEKRMNIDEDAAEEKIKEAKPKLVVFGGSVFLFPHPVRRLSRVAKDVGARVMYDAAHVAGLIAGGQFQDPLREGAEVMTCSTHKTLPGPQHGMILCTAELANAINRAVFPGVVSNHHLHAVAALVVALAEMMEFGKDYATQIIRNAQTLAKALYGEGFKVLCPELGFTKSHTVLVDVSDIGDGGTIEAKLERANIILNRNLLPWDPRHGRHYKNPGGIRMGTAEVTRLGMKESEMREIARFIRRVVIDGEPEEKIAIEVADFRKDYQKVHYGFESAVEAYEFIRFA